Below is a genomic region from Scytonema millei VB511283.
AATCGTGACCTTGTGCATGGGAAATCCCGCACTTTTCAACTCCCCGATCGCAGTTTCCGCATCGTGGCGATTGGCAAACACACCGACAGCTCGCTTGTGTTGACCTACTGCCATTTTTTTACCCCCCTTTTGTTCGGTATCGACAACACTGGCACAAATACAAATTTTTGTTTGGTTGTTTGTGCTGTTGTTTATATTTTTTACTTACAGAACTTTGATTTTCCTCAGTCCGAAGTTGGAAACATGACTCTACCAATAGGGAGGTTATATTTTCGTCAATCTATATAACTTAAGATGGGGCTAATTAATCCTAAATTTGTTGTTTACTATCATTAATTCGCCCTGAATTCTTTCTTTAGCTAAAACAGATTTTTACTGAACCAAGCCAAGTTGAACTTTTCATCTTTTGATTTTCCTGATACAACTTTTCATACCTACCTTTCTCAAAAATCGTTTAGAAAATGGATAGTACCCTAACTCGTTTGGATTTTTGCAAAACTATATTTAGTATCTGAACTACAAAAATAGTTTGTCGCTTCAAGAGGAACTTTACAGGTTGACAATAAAAGATCGAGATTGTTCCAGCAAAACGATCGGGTTAACATAACTTCTTTTTCGCCAATAAATTCTTACCGATCGCGCCGCAAACCGATCGAGCAATTGCAATTGTTAGCTCTATCGTCATACAATGCTTCTGCGCTCGAACTGCGACCGACAGCCATCAAGCATTAACCAACAACAAATAACCGATCGTCATGAGTTAATAATTCAATTTAGATGAATCCCCCTTCAGATAGGTCTTTTTTATAGGAAAATTCTATTATCTTCATAGTGAATTTTCACTCGCGAGCAGGGTAGGGTCTACCACCCTGTTATTTATTTTCTTAATCTGGCGCGATCGCTGCCCGCTCGAACAGACATGGTACACATGGAACGGCTACTACACTTATTTGCTGCTGCACCAGCCTCTGAAAGCATTACCAAAGAACCAATAGTTCCGTTTTTAATCCTGCTGCTAGTTATCTTATTCGTGCCGCTGCTATTCGAGCGCTTCTTGAAAGTGCCAGGATTAGTCGGATTGCTGGCAGCAGGGGTAGTGCTAGGTCCCCAAGGGTTACGCTTACTGGAGCGAGGAGCGCCACCAATGGATTTGCTGCCAGAGATCGGGCTAGTTTATCTGATGTTTGTGGCAGGCTTGGAAATTGACATGGAGCAATTTCGACAAACACGGAATCGCTCCCTAACTTTTGGTAGTTTTACTTTCTTAGTTCCCTTGATTGTAGGCACGGCAGTAGGGCTATTGTTCTTTCCTGGTAAATGGAACGCTTCTATCCTCATTGGTTCCCTATTTGCTTCTCACACCTTACTGGCATATCCGATCGTCAGCCGCTTGGGAGTCGTGAAAAATGAAGCTGTCACCGTCACGATTGGGGCGACTATCTTCACCGATATTGGCGCGTTGTTAGTACTAGCCGTTTGTGTAGCTATTCATCAGGGTGATTTTTCTGCTACCCGACTAGCCACTTTAATTGGCTCTTTGGTCATTTATTCAGTCGTAGTTTTGTTTGGATTCGATCGCGCAGGTAAAGAATTTTTCAAGCGTTCGGGCGACGATCAGGGCAATCAGTTTTTATTTGTCTTATTAGCCGTATTTCTCGCAGCAGTAGGCGCTCAATTAATTGGGGTAGAAAAGATTGTCGGCGCTTTCCTGGCTGGCTTGGCGGTGAACGATGCTGTTGGAGAAGGACCAGTCAAAGAAAAAGTGCTGTTTGTCGGCAGTGTCTTGTTTATTCCAATTTTCTTTGTCAGCCTTGGATTGCTGATTGATATTCCCGCTTTCATTGCCAGCATTAACTCCATCACGCTAACTTTAGCTATTGTCACTGGTCTGATCGTTAGTAAGTTTTTAGCAGCATATTTTGCCAAACTGATTTATCGCTACAAGTGGAATGAAATGCTGACCATGTGGTCTCTATCAGTACCACAAGTAGGAGCAACTCTAGCAGCTACATTAGTAGGTTACGAAGCAGGATTGTTGACCAAAGAGGTGTTAAACAGCGTCATCGTACTGTTACTCGTAACTGCAACTCTAGGACCACTGGTAACGAGTCGGGTAGCCCCCACTTTGATCGATGCTACCCAAGAATTAGAACCAGAGCCAGTATCGCCTTATTGGAGTACAGGCGAAACGACAACACATCCATTTGGTGTCTTGGTTCCCGTTTATAACCCGAAGACAGAGCGATACTTAATTGAAATGGCAGCTTTACTCGCTCGCCAAGCTCAGGGTAGAATCCTTCCTCTAGCGATCGCCAAAGCTACCGCTCATATGGATGCACCCCAATTAGAAGTAGCCTTTAAACGCGGTGATGCTCTACTAGAAAATGCCACCAACTTAAGCCGCGAACTAGGAGTAGAAGCAGAACCTTTATTAAGGATTGACGATGCGATCGCTCAAGGGATTAGTCGCGCTGCTAAAGAGCAACACGCTAGTTTAATTGTCATGGGCTGGGGACAACGCACTGGTTTACGCGCCCGCTTATTTGGTAATGTCATCGATAGCGTTTTATGGGCAGCTCACTGTCCGGTAGCTGTTAGCCGCTTACTCAAATCGCCCAAAGAATTTGTACAAATCCTAGTTCCAGTAGAGAATATTACACCGCAAGCAGTCAGCGTCTTGAGATTTGTCAGTTTGTTAGCCGCAGCAAATGCAGCGCATATCGTTCTGCTACACGTCTGCGATCGCAATACAACTCCAGGCAGAGTCGCTTGGATACAATCGCAACTCTCTCTGTTGGTTGATAAGCTAGCTTTACCAGACCACCCAGAAATTCGCGTTAAGCCTCACCCTAACGTCACTCAAGCAATTCTAGAAGTAGCCAAGGAATGCGATCTCGTCGTCATACGTTCCACTAGGCGACGAACGAGTGCTGGCGGTTTAACAATCGCCGACACTACAACCCAGTTGATCGGAGCGATCGCTTGTTCTTTGATCATGCTAGGCGAACCGCAACCAGCTTTGCAGGCAGGAGTGAGGAGTGAGGAGTGAGGAGCGAGGAGCGAGGGGCGAGGAGCGAGAAATGAGGGGAAGAAGACAGCGAGCGAAAGCTGAGGGAGCATGACAAGTCATTGGTCGCCGATCGCTGATAACTGACAACTGATAACTGATAACTGATACCTGACAACTGGTAACTTTTAGCACATAAATACAACGAATTTTATAAAGATTATTTTTAGATTTCGTGAATTTTGTCCTACTATCATGGTTTTTGTAACTAGCGATCGTTAGTTTTCGTTTAACTTAGGGAATAATCAACTAAGCATGTGTGTTGGTATGCTTGACTTTCTCGTTCGGCACTGCCAATCAAACCTCTGGATGCGCGATCGCATCACAGAGCGTTTGCCACAAAAACACGGCTCTGGTAATAATACTTAACGAGTCTAGTTAAGACTGCTGTAACTAACAAGAAAATCTATGAGAATTTTGGTCACTGGCGGCGCTGGATTTATAGGTTCTCACCTGATCGACCGATTAATGGCACAGGGACACGAAGTTATCTGCTTAGACAACTTCTACACCGGACACAAGCGTAACATCTTGAAATGGATGGATCATCCCTATTTTGAATTAATCCGTCACGACATCACCGAACCAATTCGCCTAGAAGTAGACCAAGTTTATCACCTAGCTTGTCCTGCGTCTCCCGTTCACTACCAATTCAACCCAGTCAAAACCGTCAAAACTAATGTGATGGGAACGTTGAATATGCTGGGACTGGCAAAGCGAGTCAAAGCAAGATTTCTGCTAGCTTCTACATCAGAAGTTTATGGCGATCCAGAAATCCACCCGCAAACCGAAGAGTATCGCGGTAACGTCAATCCAATTGGCATTCGCTCTTGTTATGACGAAGGCAAGCGCATTGCTGAAACTCTCGCCTTTGATTACCATCGACAAAACGATGTCGATATTCGCGTGGCGCGGATCTTTAATACCTACGGTCCCCGCATGTTAGAAAACGATGGACGAGTTGTGAGTAACCTAGTCGTACAAGCTTTGAAGAATCTGCCGATGACGGTGTATGGTGATGGTTCTCAAACTCGCAGTTTTTGTTACGTGTCTGACTTGGTAGAAGGATTAATGCGATTGATGAATGGAGACCAAATTGGTCCTGTCAATCTAGGTAATCCAGACGAGTATACCATTCTAGAACTAGCTGAAGCAGTTCGCAATCTGGTAAACCCTCAAGCAGAAATTAAATTTGCGCCCCTTCCGCAAGACGATCCGCGCCGTCGCCGCCCAGATATTACCCGCGCTAAAACCTGGCTAGGCTGGGAACCAACTTTGCCTCTATCAGAAGGATTAAAACTGACAGTAGAAGATTTTCGGCAGCGCTTGCAGCAACCCCAGCCAACAACTTACAGCGAGGCGGGAATTGTGAGTAATTCCTAGTAACTATTTGTCTAGCTAGGAGAATGGGCGATCGCATATATCTGCATCGTTCGTACTCCATACTCAAGCTCACATCTTAAACTTCTATCATCTATACACCGTTGAGGACAAAAGTATATGCGTGTTTGCGTAATTGGTACAGGCTATGTCGGTTTAGTTACGGGCGCTTGCTTAGCTCACATCGGACACCACGTAATCTGCGTGGACAACAATGAAGAGAAAGTCAAGCTCATGAAAGCCGGACAGTCGCCAATTTTTGAACCAGGGCTGTCCGAGATCATGGCTGGAGCAATGCAGGCAGGGACGTTAGAGTTTACCACAGACATCGGTGGCGGCGTAGCACATGGAGAAATCTTATTTATTGCCGTCGGCACTCCACCGCTACCAACTGGAGAAAGCGATACTCGCTATGTTGAGGCTGTAGCCCGCAGCATTGGCGCTCATTTGGATGGTGGCTATAAAGTCATCGTCAACAAGTCTACCGTGCCAATCGGTTCTGGTGACTGGGTACGAATGATCGTTCTCGATGGCATTGTCGAACGCCAGAAAGTATTAGTAGGCGCTGGTGGTGGCGAAGTCACGACTTTGGAAAGCGTCCCTGCGTTTGATGTGGTTAGCAATCCTGAGTTTTTACGTGAAGGTTGCGCCGTATACGATACGTTTAACCCCGATCGCATTGTCTTGGGTGGTAGCAGCTCCAAAGCGATCGCCATGATGCAAGAGCTGTACGCTCCAATTATCGAGCGCCAGTACGCCGAAGACAAGTCTTTGCCCCCCGTACCAGTTCTCGCCACTGATATTAGTTCGGCAGAAATGATTAAGTATGCGGCAAATGCATTTTTAGCCACTAAGATTAGTTTTAT
It encodes:
- a CDS encoding UDP-glucuronic acid decarboxylase family protein — translated: MRILVTGGAGFIGSHLIDRLMAQGHEVICLDNFYTGHKRNILKWMDHPYFELIRHDITEPIRLEVDQVYHLACPASPVHYQFNPVKTVKTNVMGTLNMLGLAKRVKARFLLASTSEVYGDPEIHPQTEEYRGNVNPIGIRSCYDEGKRIAETLAFDYHRQNDVDIRVARIFNTYGPRMLENDGRVVSNLVVQALKNLPMTVYGDGSQTRSFCYVSDLVEGLMRLMNGDQIGPVNLGNPDEYTILELAEAVRNLVNPQAEIKFAPLPQDDPRRRRPDITRAKTWLGWEPTLPLSEGLKLTVEDFRQRLQQPQPTTYSEAGIVSNS
- a CDS encoding UDP-glucose dehydrogenase family protein, which translates into the protein MRVCVIGTGYVGLVTGACLAHIGHHVICVDNNEEKVKLMKAGQSPIFEPGLSEIMAGAMQAGTLEFTTDIGGGVAHGEILFIAVGTPPLPTGESDTRYVEAVARSIGAHLDGGYKVIVNKSTVPIGSGDWVRMIVLDGIVERQKVLVGAGGGEVTTLESVPAFDVVSNPEFLREGCAVYDTFNPDRIVLGGSSSKAIAMMQELYAPIIERQYAEDKSLPPVPVLATDISSAEMIKYAANAFLATKISFINEVANICDRVGADVTQVAKGIGLDSRIGNKFLQAGIGWGGSCFPKDVSALIHTADDYGYDTHLLKAAVSVNQRQRLIAVEKLQQVLKILKGKTVGLLGLTFKPDTDDMRDAPALNLIEHLNRLGAKVKAYDPIVAQSGMRHGLTGVLVETDPERLADGCDALVLVTDWQQFRNLDYNKMASLMTNPVMIDGRNYLDREALQQAGFYYVGVGR
- a CDS encoding cation:proton antiporter domain-containing protein gives rise to the protein MERLLHLFAAAPASESITKEPIVPFLILLLVILFVPLLFERFLKVPGLVGLLAAGVVLGPQGLRLLERGAPPMDLLPEIGLVYLMFVAGLEIDMEQFRQTRNRSLTFGSFTFLVPLIVGTAVGLLFFPGKWNASILIGSLFASHTLLAYPIVSRLGVVKNEAVTVTIGATIFTDIGALLVLAVCVAIHQGDFSATRLATLIGSLVIYSVVVLFGFDRAGKEFFKRSGDDQGNQFLFVLLAVFLAAVGAQLIGVEKIVGAFLAGLAVNDAVGEGPVKEKVLFVGSVLFIPIFFVSLGLLIDIPAFIASINSITLTLAIVTGLIVSKFLAAYFAKLIYRYKWNEMLTMWSLSVPQVGATLAATLVGYEAGLLTKEVLNSVIVLLLVTATLGPLVTSRVAPTLIDATQELEPEPVSPYWSTGETTTHPFGVLVPVYNPKTERYLIEMAALLARQAQGRILPLAIAKATAHMDAPQLEVAFKRGDALLENATNLSRELGVEAEPLLRIDDAIAQGISRAAKEQHASLIVMGWGQRTGLRARLFGNVIDSVLWAAHCPVAVSRLLKSPKEFVQILVPVENITPQAVSVLRFVSLLAAANAAHIVLLHVCDRNTTPGRVAWIQSQLSLLVDKLALPDHPEIRVKPHPNVTQAILEVAKECDLVVIRSTRRRTSAGGLTIADTTTQLIGAIACSLIMLGEPQPALQAGVRSEE